One Gimesia aquarii DNA segment encodes these proteins:
- the pilM gene encoding type IV pilus assembly protein PilM has translation MADNQAVWGIEIGQAGLKAIRLRYAEAADQVIAVAFDYIPHPKILSQPDAVPDELISQALETFLSRNEIKGDLIAISVPGQASLARFIQLPPVQSNRVPEIVKYEAKQQIPFALEDVIWDYQPLGGGVEESGYMLDAEVGIFAMKRDQVLQTLQPFVDRKLEVELIQIAPLGLYNTLCYDSLGMRVGQDYEGNPEESSIVVDMGADSTTLMVTNGSKIWIRNVPIGGNHFTRALTKEMKLTFAKAEHLKCNATRSEDPRAVFQALRPVFNDYVAEIQRSIGYFSSVNRDAKISKVYGTGNGFKLAGLQKFLQQNLQYEVERLDDFQALVGDAVLNEPLFQDNILTFTVPYGIALQALQQTSIRTSLLPPEIATARKIRRKKPWAVVTAAALLVGLCISAVGYSNVANSVSTERFGSAEGKVKNLTTQVSGYKSSYDSAESEFTSLIETGNKLVWNLETRDDWLEVFKAINECLPRDIGDELDNEKIEQSKRIKLPGITVKHYADLNEWFEKLPKQAKSIMLKEDQDKAPEGEGFVFTLHGLHYHHDESKPTTDIGALYVHETLLKNLQSWTVKNPNSPMVDVRKMGISHAIILSDERSPFEFYPKGRPRGMQPGGEGGAFARGGFGGFGARGGVGGVLPGEDAIGIPGGGLGGVGRPRPGRNRVEKEVKPMRIHQTKFTLEFVWKPIPVLERLETQPESSSSEGEETAEAG, from the coding sequence ATGGCAGATAATCAAGCTGTTTGGGGCATTGAGATTGGACAAGCTGGTTTAAAAGCCATCCGTCTTCGCTATGCGGAAGCCGCCGATCAAGTGATTGCCGTTGCCTTCGATTATATTCCGCATCCTAAAATTCTTAGCCAACCAGATGCGGTTCCCGATGAATTGATTAGCCAGGCTTTGGAAACGTTTCTGTCTCGTAACGAAATTAAAGGGGATCTGATCGCAATCAGTGTTCCAGGGCAGGCCTCTTTGGCTCGGTTCATTCAATTACCACCGGTTCAATCGAATCGTGTTCCTGAAATTGTGAAATATGAAGCGAAACAACAAATCCCCTTTGCTCTCGAAGATGTCATCTGGGATTATCAGCCTCTGGGTGGAGGTGTAGAAGAAAGCGGCTACATGCTGGATGCCGAAGTCGGTATTTTTGCGATGAAACGCGATCAGGTCTTACAAACACTACAACCGTTTGTTGATCGAAAACTCGAAGTCGAGCTGATCCAAATTGCCCCACTGGGTCTTTACAACACTCTTTGTTATGACTCACTAGGCATGCGAGTTGGCCAGGACTACGAGGGGAATCCTGAAGAGTCTTCCATTGTGGTCGATATGGGTGCCGACAGTACCACACTGATGGTAACTAATGGCAGTAAGATCTGGATTCGTAACGTACCCATTGGTGGAAACCACTTTACGCGTGCCCTCACCAAAGAGATGAAACTCACATTTGCCAAAGCCGAGCATCTCAAATGCAATGCAACACGATCAGAAGACCCAAGAGCAGTGTTCCAAGCCTTGCGTCCTGTCTTTAACGATTATGTCGCGGAAATCCAAAGATCTATTGGATATTTTTCCAGTGTTAACCGTGATGCGAAAATTTCCAAAGTCTATGGGACAGGTAATGGATTTAAACTTGCTGGTTTACAAAAATTCTTACAACAAAACCTACAATACGAAGTGGAACGGCTTGATGACTTTCAGGCATTGGTTGGTGATGCGGTCCTTAACGAACCACTGTTCCAGGACAATATCCTGACGTTTACTGTTCCTTATGGAATTGCGTTGCAGGCCTTGCAACAGACATCTATTCGCACTTCACTACTACCACCTGAAATTGCAACAGCTCGTAAGATTCGGCGTAAAAAACCTTGGGCCGTTGTTACAGCCGCAGCCTTATTAGTGGGACTTTGTATTTCAGCAGTAGGGTATAGCAATGTTGCCAACTCAGTTAGCACCGAACGTTTTGGTAGTGCAGAAGGTAAAGTCAAAAATTTGACAACTCAAGTGAGCGGATATAAGTCTAGCTATGATAGCGCAGAAAGTGAATTTACTTCTCTCATTGAGACAGGGAACAAGCTTGTTTGGAACCTGGAAACAAGGGACGACTGGTTAGAGGTGTTCAAAGCCATAAATGAATGCCTTCCTCGCGACATTGGCGACGAACTTGATAATGAAAAAATTGAGCAAAGTAAGCGGATCAAGTTACCTGGAATTACAGTAAAGCATTATGCCGACTTGAATGAGTGGTTTGAGAAACTACCTAAGCAAGCGAAGTCAATTATGCTAAAAGAAGATCAGGATAAAGCACCTGAAGGAGAAGGCTTTGTCTTCACCTTACATGGTTTGCATTATCACCACGACGAATCAAAGCCAACGACCGATATTGGTGCTCTATATGTCCATGAAACGTTACTCAAAAACCTTCAATCGTGGACAGTGAAAAATCCAAATTCTCCCATGGTCGATGTACGCAAAATGGGTATTTCACATGCCATTATTCTTTCGGATGAACGAAGCCCGTTCGAATTTTATCCCAAAGGTCGTCCACGGGGAATGCAACCAGGTGGCGAAGGAGGAGCCTTTGCCCGCGGTGGATTTGGAGGCTTTGGGGCTCGTGGTGGAGTCGGAGGCGTCCTACCGGGAGAAGACGCCATAGGTATCCCCGGTGGTGGTTTGGGCGGCGTCGGACGACCGCGCCCTGGTAGAAATCGTGTTGAAAAAGAAGTCAAACCAATGCGAATTCACCAAACAAAATTCACATTAGAATTTGTCTGGAAACCGATTCCGGTACTTGAACGGCTGGAAACGCAACCAGAGTCCTCTTCAAGTGAAGGGGAAGAAACCGCAGAAGCAGGTTAA
- a CDS encoding bifunctional folylpolyglutamate synthase/dihydrofolate synthase gives MGVSAEQYQQSLDYLFGRLNYERMGSSKYSTKDFKLERMQELLRILGNPQSEVPAIHVAGTKGKGSTSVMIADMLSAAGYQTGLFTSPHVTKYEERILIDGHQIQPEQLIDIVSEIAAQVKYDQDTSSPTFFELTTALAWMHFNQQQVNFAVMEVGLGGRLDSTNVCEPLVCVITNISYDHMALLGNTIAKITREKAGIIKPGVPVFSGVTQPEAIEVLEEVCAEKQVPLYLLNRDYFWELRCETENQLHVPGLRKTQEQIPTQKIQVKTPWSVIDEMPVNLLGTHQAANAALAVTILDYLRHQETPIELQQMRAGMASVKWPARIEVVQKSPPVIVDTAHNDASIQALIKTLEESFGYQNRLLIFAASRDKDIKEMLITLLPHFQTVILTQYLSNPRRVLVDELLELMQSIQCETKNTAEMIVTTSPDDAWLRAKACSTPDTLTCVTGSFFIAAEMRELLLGTTDEILVSESC, from the coding sequence ATGGGAGTCTCGGCAGAACAGTATCAACAAAGTCTGGATTACCTCTTTGGTCGTCTCAATTATGAACGAATGGGGAGTAGTAAGTATTCTACCAAAGATTTTAAATTGGAACGCATGCAAGAGCTTTTGCGGATTTTAGGTAATCCTCAATCCGAAGTGCCTGCTATTCATGTGGCAGGTACAAAAGGAAAAGGCTCCACTTCAGTGATGATCGCGGACATGCTTTCTGCTGCAGGATATCAAACAGGTTTGTTTACTTCACCGCATGTGACAAAATATGAAGAACGAATTCTCATTGATGGTCATCAGATCCAACCTGAGCAACTGATTGACATTGTGAGTGAAATTGCTGCACAGGTCAAATACGATCAGGATACATCAAGCCCTACTTTTTTTGAGTTAACAACTGCTTTGGCCTGGATGCATTTTAATCAGCAGCAAGTCAATTTTGCAGTAATGGAAGTAGGACTGGGAGGTCGTTTGGATTCGACTAATGTCTGTGAACCGCTTGTTTGTGTAATCACAAATATCAGCTATGACCACATGGCTCTTTTAGGAAATACGATTGCGAAGATTACACGTGAAAAAGCGGGGATCATCAAGCCAGGAGTTCCTGTTTTTAGCGGAGTTACCCAACCAGAGGCCATCGAGGTTTTAGAAGAAGTCTGTGCTGAGAAACAAGTACCATTGTATCTACTGAACCGGGATTATTTTTGGGAACTGCGTTGTGAAACAGAGAATCAGTTACATGTGCCTGGACTCAGGAAAACCCAAGAACAGATTCCAACTCAAAAAATTCAGGTCAAAACTCCCTGGTCTGTGATTGATGAAATGCCAGTAAATCTTTTGGGAACACATCAAGCGGCCAATGCTGCACTGGCGGTAACGATATTAGATTATCTTCGACATCAGGAAACTCCGATTGAGCTTCAACAAATGCGTGCAGGTATGGCTTCTGTCAAATGGCCCGCGCGAATTGAAGTTGTTCAAAAAAGCCCTCCTGTGATTGTTGACACTGCTCACAATGATGCTTCGATTCAGGCACTAATCAAAACACTCGAGGAAAGTTTTGGATACCAGAATCGTTTATTGATTTTTGCCGCTTCGCGAGATAAAGACATCAAAGAAATGCTGATCACTCTGTTACCACATTTCCAGACAGTCATTTTAACTCAATATTTATCAAACCCGCGGCGTGTTCTCGTAGATGAATTACTCGAGTTAATGCAATCGATTCAATGTGAAACAAAAAATACTGCTGAGATGATTGTCACTACAAGCCCAGACGATGCCTGGTTAAGAGCAAAAGCATGTTCGACGCCTGATACTTTAACTTGTGTGACGGGGTCTTTTTTCATTGCTGCTGAAATGCGGGAGCTTCTTCTCGGGACGACTGATGAAATCCTCGTTTCAGAATCTTGCTAA
- a CDS encoding DinB family protein: protein MSDYIATIQQLLEFNRNMTLKLLEEISQLDDPLSALIYQPGPQRAHIAWQIMHIAITEELFATNRLRKTTSHLSSWFPQFQKGSVADQNIPSMNEIRDILAKSRQNLLETLLTIHESDLDQIPEGLKERGWTNRLALQVICWHEAHHQGQAHLLLNSWKAGH, encoded by the coding sequence ATGAGTGATTACATTGCTACAATACAGCAACTTTTAGAATTTAATCGAAATATGACATTAAAATTATTGGAAGAAATATCACAATTAGACGATCCACTTAGTGCTTTGATATACCAGCCAGGCCCCCAAAGAGCACATATCGCCTGGCAGATAATGCATATTGCTATTACAGAAGAATTATTTGCAACGAACCGTCTAAGAAAAACGACATCTCATTTGTCGTCCTGGTTCCCTCAATTTCAAAAGGGGAGTGTTGCTGATCAGAACATTCCCTCTATGAATGAAATACGAGATATTCTTGCCAAATCACGTCAAAATTTGCTTGAAACACTCTTAACAATTCATGAATCAGATTTAGACCAAATTCCGGAAGGACTTAAAGAGCGAGGCTGGACAAATCGTCTGGCATTGCAAGTCATTTGCTGGCATGAGGCCCATCATCAAGGACAAGCCCATCTATTGCTAAATTCATGGAAGGCGGGGCACTGA
- a CDS encoding CpaE family protein has protein sequence MSGVVRLSIIDPNETTRNELKNMLIGVDMVWLEAECSRYEFFSDVVSQTQPDIALISLDANPEMALNLIAQVTRDLPSCNVIVVSSSQEGSLILKAMRNGAKEFLGFPLVLEDFLSALNRIQLTSGKSEGEQSAPRSSQVITVAGVSGGVGCTSLAINLACCLASNERNSVAVIDLDLALGDTDVWLDIIPDYTIQDVAENIARLDYSLLKRSLTKHDCGAFLLPRPVQMDQSMQITTEVLKRIIALLRATFTHLVIDISKSYNSLDMAAMELSDTVLLTAQLDLPCLRNVVRLSQFFDMNEHLSDKIKVVMNRLGLEDTQISIGKALETIGRDIFCQIPNDYATMVESRNNGVPLALQSPKAKLTRTIMDLAVSIGGDVSAVDEDSTAKKKKSLFGFLNNSK, from the coding sequence ATGAGTGGAGTTGTTCGATTATCCATAATCGATCCTAACGAGACAACACGCAATGAGCTGAAAAATATGCTGATTGGCGTTGATATGGTTTGGCTTGAAGCAGAGTGTAGCCGTTACGAATTTTTTTCGGATGTTGTTTCACAGACTCAGCCAGACATTGCTTTGATATCGTTGGATGCGAATCCTGAGATGGCACTCAATCTCATTGCTCAAGTCACGCGAGATTTACCATCTTGTAATGTCATCGTGGTGAGTAGTTCGCAAGAAGGCAGCTTGATCTTAAAGGCAATGCGTAATGGTGCCAAAGAATTTTTAGGTTTCCCTTTGGTCTTGGAAGATTTTCTCTCTGCCCTCAATCGGATACAGCTTACCTCTGGGAAATCCGAGGGTGAGCAGAGTGCGCCCCGCTCAAGTCAAGTGATCACGGTAGCGGGAGTGAGTGGAGGTGTTGGCTGTACATCTCTTGCCATCAACCTGGCCTGTTGTCTGGCAAGCAATGAGAGAAATAGCGTGGCGGTAATCGATCTTGATTTAGCATTGGGTGATACTGATGTCTGGTTGGATATTATTCCCGATTACACCATTCAGGATGTTGCTGAAAATATTGCCAGGCTGGATTATTCATTATTGAAGCGATCTTTAACTAAACATGATTGCGGTGCATTTTTATTGCCTCGACCAGTACAAATGGATCAGTCGATGCAAATCACCACCGAAGTGTTAAAGCGTATTATTGCACTTTTAAGAGCCACGTTTACGCATCTGGTGATCGATATCAGCAAATCATATAACAGCCTTGATATGGCAGCGATGGAACTCTCTGATACGGTCTTATTGACGGCTCAGTTGGATTTGCCATGCTTGCGAAATGTGGTGCGTTTGTCACAATTTTTTGATATGAACGAACATCTTTCAGACAAAATCAAAGTTGTAATGAATCGTTTGGGATTGGAAGACACACAAATCAGTATCGGTAAAGCGCTGGAAACCATTGGTCGTGATATCTTTTGTCAGATACCAAATGATTACGCCACAATGGTTGAATCAAGAAACAATGGGGTTCCTCTTGCCTTACAGTCGCCCAAAGCGAAGTTGACCAGGACGATTATGGATTTAGCAGTTAGTATTGGAGGCGATGTTTCTGCTGTTGATGAAGACTCAACAGCGAAAAAGAAAAAAAGTCTCTTTGGTTTTTTAAATAACTCAAAATAG
- a CDS encoding type II and III secretion system protein family protein — MLALKKQLRMIRLPLIVLLVCGVTTVKGYSQKEQTAVPGASEPIVQVTAPKMKLEITEKFSKILKFPGKIKRVDGFDPTVLGVTALTPNEIRVQAIIPGVTTLVITDENKKVFSVETFVSGDARHLQAYLRELFPSSSVTAIKVQDSVVLRGWVTEPEAITEMVEIAEQFFPNGVLNQMKLAGVQQVLLKVKIMEVQRSKIRQLGVNWLFLNQSSYVYSTPGSLVPITGITVPFGGPPALTASQNLLSGTSLGFGLVDSSSIFQAFIEALKQEALLKILAEPELVTTSGRPANLLSGGEFPILVPQSLGTVTIEWREFGVRMEAVPIVLGNGRLRLEVQPEVSERDFSNAVQVAGTTVPGLTVRRANTAVEMNFGETMVIAGLISSRRTAETSKTPFLGELPVIGAAFRRVRYNEGETELVIMVTPELVSPLKSGQVPPGGPGLFTATPTDRELYLDGVLEVPNYGDDCPECRYSVPGPISPESMMYSSDHVLPPASASQVPPVPAAPSVQSEVIKKSTLSPENIKNLQQQQKLKRAAPKAPASSKVPTLNNSSAGKWKAKQNTSNSNPKKAPSSLSSPPSNKRPGLIGPGSK, encoded by the coding sequence ATGCTGGCCTTAAAAAAACAATTAAGAATGATTAGACTACCTTTAATTGTATTATTGGTATGTGGTGTTACCACTGTAAAGGGATACTCGCAGAAAGAACAAACCGCGGTTCCCGGAGCAAGCGAACCAATTGTTCAAGTCACTGCCCCCAAAATGAAGCTGGAGATTACAGAGAAATTCTCCAAGATTCTTAAGTTTCCAGGCAAAATCAAACGCGTCGACGGATTTGATCCGACTGTGCTGGGGGTGACTGCTTTAACTCCGAATGAAATTCGGGTTCAAGCCATCATACCGGGGGTTACAACTCTGGTCATCACTGATGAAAACAAAAAAGTCTTTTCTGTTGAGACTTTTGTCAGTGGAGACGCTCGGCATTTACAGGCCTATCTCCGTGAACTGTTTCCCAGTTCTTCTGTCACTGCGATCAAAGTACAAGACTCTGTTGTTTTGCGTGGCTGGGTTACCGAACCAGAGGCCATTACTGAGATGGTCGAAATCGCAGAACAGTTCTTTCCCAATGGTGTGTTGAACCAGATGAAACTGGCTGGAGTACAGCAGGTTTTGCTCAAAGTCAAGATAATGGAAGTCCAACGCTCGAAGATACGACAGTTGGGTGTGAACTGGTTATTTTTAAACCAATCGTCCTATGTTTATAGTACGCCTGGCTCTCTTGTTCCAATTACAGGAATTACAGTTCCCTTTGGTGGCCCCCCTGCACTGACTGCTTCACAGAATTTGCTCAGTGGAACTTCACTGGGGTTTGGACTGGTAGACAGCTCAAGCATCTTCCAGGCGTTTATTGAAGCATTAAAACAGGAAGCATTACTTAAGATTCTGGCGGAACCTGAATTAGTAACGACCAGTGGTCGTCCCGCTAACTTACTTTCTGGTGGTGAATTTCCAATTCTGGTACCACAAAGTTTGGGTACTGTCACGATTGAGTGGCGCGAGTTTGGTGTTCGAATGGAGGCGGTTCCCATTGTTCTCGGCAACGGTCGTTTACGATTGGAAGTACAGCCGGAAGTCAGTGAACGAGACTTTTCTAATGCGGTTCAGGTCGCTGGAACAACAGTACCTGGTTTAACAGTTCGCAGAGCGAATACAGCAGTGGAAATGAATTTCGGGGAAACGATGGTGATTGCCGGGTTAATTTCCAGTCGAAGAACAGCTGAAACTTCGAAGACTCCTTTTTTGGGTGAGCTTCCTGTGATAGGAGCAGCCTTCCGCAGAGTGAGATATAATGAAGGCGAGACGGAGTTGGTCATTATGGTAACACCGGAGTTGGTCTCGCCACTAAAATCGGGACAGGTGCCTCCGGGAGGTCCTGGTTTATTTACAGCGACACCCACGGATCGAGAGCTGTACCTGGATGGAGTGCTTGAAGTACCAAATTATGGTGATGATTGTCCTGAATGCCGTTATTCTGTGCCTGGACCAATCAGTCCTGAATCAATGATGTATTCTTCAGACCATGTATTACCTCCTGCATCTGCTTCACAAGTACCACCTGTACCGGCAGCACCTTCGGTTCAATCTGAAGTGATTAAGAAATCAACTCTGTCACCAGAAAATATTAAAAATTTACAGCAACAACAAAAATTGAAACGAGCTGCACCGAAAGCTCCTGCCAGTTCAAAGGTACCAACTCTTAATAACTCATCAGCTGGTAAATGGAAAGCAAAGCAAAATACATCAAATTCGAATCCGAAAAAAGCTCCCAGCAGCTTGAGCAGTCCGCCTTCCAATAAGCGTCCTGGTTTAATCGGTCCCGGAAGTAAATAG
- the cpaB gene encoding Flp pilus assembly protein CpaB, giving the protein MKIKSLMMLVVAVGCGLVAMLGVRQVLNRDDQKQEVETANVLVTIAEIAPGTPLNESNVKFKSWPIDQIPEGSVTKLEDYKDRSIKTRAVPGEIVMKAKLSEQGARGASVEIPVGKRVFTTSVDMTKTHSGLILPGDFVDVYVTFSARKPEGGLTTITKVILERVKIFATDHLTDVGGADSNQVKSKNISILLSPKEGAILKMAERKGEVHLALRAQSDTSDTEDIQFNEDDLAEVFSIEGGEYTDPNETKGDTNEEDSSKELAQKSDKTTSAKQFLDEEQQPQEMTSVGAEVEAELEEAKKMWQVEIFSGEQKTIQEVELLEEELEDKTAALKGLWEVFTKKQNEKIN; this is encoded by the coding sequence ATGAAAATAAAGTCATTGATGATGTTGGTCGTCGCAGTCGGTTGTGGATTGGTTGCGATGTTAGGTGTAAGACAGGTGCTCAATCGAGATGATCAGAAGCAAGAAGTTGAGACTGCAAATGTTTTGGTGACAATTGCTGAAATTGCTCCTGGTACTCCTTTGAATGAGTCGAATGTAAAGTTTAAGTCATGGCCAATTGATCAGATACCAGAAGGCTCTGTTACAAAATTGGAGGATTATAAAGATCGTTCCATCAAAACCCGAGCGGTTCCTGGTGAAATCGTGATGAAGGCAAAGCTCAGTGAGCAGGGAGCGCGTGGAGCATCTGTAGAAATTCCAGTTGGAAAACGAGTTTTTACAACATCGGTTGATATGACCAAAACACACAGTGGTTTAATACTTCCAGGTGACTTTGTTGATGTTTATGTAACTTTTTCAGCGCGTAAACCAGAGGGAGGCTTAACCACAATTACGAAAGTGATTCTGGAACGTGTCAAGATCTTCGCAACGGATCATCTTACTGATGTTGGTGGAGCTGATAGCAATCAAGTAAAGTCAAAAAATATTTCGATATTACTGTCACCCAAAGAAGGTGCGATCCTGAAAATGGCTGAGCGGAAAGGGGAAGTTCATCTCGCATTGAGAGCACAATCTGACACGTCGGATACAGAGGATATTCAGTTTAATGAAGATGATTTAGCCGAAGTATTTTCGATTGAAGGTGGTGAGTACACGGATCCAAACGAAACAAAAGGTGATACAAACGAAGAAGACTCTTCAAAAGAACTGGCACAAAAATCTGACAAAACAACTTCAGCCAAACAGTTTTTAGACGAAGAGCAACAACCACAGGAGATGACATCTGTGGGGGCAGAAGTCGAGGCAGAGTTAGAAGAAGCCAAAAAAATGTGGCAAGTCGAAATCTTTTCAGGAGAACAAAAAACAATTCAAGAAGTTGAACTTCTGGAAGAAGAACTGGAAGATAAAACCGCAGCTTTGAAAGGCTTGTGGGAAGTATTTACTAAGAAACAAAATGAAAAAATAAATTAG
- a CDS encoding prepilin peptidase, which translates to MDWQQLLLENWHVKFVSIVLIYAAYIDGKELRVPNWITYPMVLSGLVYMTWTGGLAGLGWGLLGMLVGLATLLPLYSVGGMGAGDVKLMAGIGAWLGVKITFYAFCVTTIVGAIMAIAMVLYRKKFYTHLAQAMVILDEWRSVKNPRELSRIAKERKPTMFLLPYGIPICIGSIAYFFYAGLL; encoded by the coding sequence ATGGATTGGCAACAGTTACTTCTAGAGAATTGGCACGTAAAATTTGTATCCATCGTTTTGATCTATGCAGCTTACATTGATGGAAAAGAACTTCGAGTTCCAAACTGGATCACATATCCAATGGTGCTTTCTGGTTTGGTCTATATGACTTGGACGGGTGGATTGGCCGGTCTTGGTTGGGGATTACTCGGGATGCTTGTTGGTCTGGCTACCCTACTTCCTTTATACAGCGTTGGAGGAATGGGAGCTGGTGACGTTAAATTGATGGCAGGTATAGGAGCCTGGTTAGGTGTGAAAATCACATTCTATGCATTTTGTGTCACAACAATTGTAGGGGCAATCATGGCCATTGCTATGGTGCTCTATCGCAAGAAATTTTATACGCACTTGGCACAGGCCATGGTGATTCTCGACGAATGGCGTTCTGTTAAAAATCCACGTGAATTATCACGAATTGCAAAAGAGCGAAAGCCGACGATGTTTCTCCTTCCCTACGGAATTCCAATTTGCATTGGTTCAATTGCTTACTTCTTTTATGCCGGCTTACTTTAA
- a CDS encoding Flp family type IVb pilin, which yields MKNLTKSIKNFLVSEDGPTAVEYAVMLALIVIVCLTAIQAVGTNANAKFEQVRDALT from the coding sequence ATGAAGAATCTGACAAAGAGCATCAAGAATTTCCTGGTTTCAGAAGATGGTCCTACAGCTGTTGAATACGCTGTGATGCTTGCTCTGATTGTGATTGTTTGTTTAACAGCAATTCAGGCTGTCGGAACAAACGCTAACGCGAAGTTCGAACAAGTTCGTGATGCGTTGACCTAA
- a CDS encoding glycosyltransferase family 2 protein, whose product MPIHTSLMSPSIKQLEPAVAPDCAEVMTQIRSMEPLLEEIERNCIPQGKTIIVMPAFNAASTLSKTLTDLPTGIVDEIILVDDGSTDNTVELALSHGLTVIKHKENRGYGGNQKTCYQYALEHGAEYVVMLHPDYQYDSRVVGVAIQLLKLGICDVVLGSRIRTRREALAGGMPAWKYLANRLLTITENVALGQNVGDFHSGFRAYRKEVLETIPFEHNSDDFVFDSQFLAQAVHFNFRIGDIPVPVRYFPEASSINFRRCVKYGLGTLAVLTRFWAQRLRIRPSRIFFSKQIDSDSENRIQLQ is encoded by the coding sequence ATGCCAATACACACTTCATTAATGAGTCCAAGTATTAAACAATTAGAACCTGCTGTTGCTCCTGACTGTGCCGAGGTGATGACACAAATCCGAAGTATGGAGCCACTGCTTGAAGAAATTGAGCGAAATTGCATTCCACAAGGTAAAACAATCATCGTTATGCCCGCATTTAATGCAGCTTCCACCTTGAGCAAAACATTAACAGATCTTCCTACAGGTATCGTAGACGAAATCATCCTTGTTGATGATGGTAGTACCGACAACACGGTTGAACTCGCTTTGAGTCATGGCTTAACAGTCATCAAACATAAAGAAAATCGTGGCTACGGTGGAAACCAGAAAACCTGCTACCAATATGCACTTGAGCATGGCGCCGAGTATGTCGTCATGCTTCATCCCGACTACCAATATGACAGTCGTGTGGTTGGTGTCGCCATTCAGCTTTTGAAATTAGGGATTTGCGATGTGGTGCTTGGCTCACGAATTCGTACACGGCGAGAAGCGCTTGCAGGTGGCATGCCGGCCTGGAAATATCTTGCCAATCGTCTTTTGACTATTACAGAGAATGTGGCACTTGGTCAAAATGTAGGTGATTTTCATAGCGGATTTCGTGCTTACCGGAAAGAGGTCCTGGAAACAATTCCCTTTGAACATAACTCAGACGACTTTGTGTTTGACAGTCAGTTTTTAGCACAAGCGGTTCACTTTAACTTCCGCATTGGTGACATTCCCGTACCAGTCCGCTACTTTCCCGAAGCCTCGAGCATCAACTTCCGACGCTGTGTTAAATACGGGCTGGGAACTCTGGCTGTACTGACGCGATTCTGGGCGCAACGCTTAAGAATTCGTCCCTCAAGAATTTTCTTCAGTAAACAAATTGATTCAGACTCAGAAAACCGCATCCAATTACAATAA